One Peterkaempfera bronchialis DNA window includes the following coding sequences:
- the hpt gene encoding hypoxanthine phosphoribosyltransferase, whose amino-acid sequence MDDKDMGTDLAKVLITKEEIDAKLAELAGRIDQDYAGRDLLIVGVLKGAVMVMADLARALHTPVTMDWMAVSSYGMGTRSSGVVRILKDLDTDIAGRDVLIVEDIIDSGLTLSWLIGNLGSRGPASLEVCTLLRKPDAAKVEIDVKYVGFDIPNEFVVGYGLDYAEKYRNLPFVGTLAPHVYGG is encoded by the coding sequence GTGGACGACAAGGACATGGGCACCGATCTCGCCAAGGTGCTGATCACCAAGGAAGAGATCGACGCCAAGCTCGCCGAGCTTGCCGGCCGGATCGACCAGGACTACGCGGGCCGGGACCTGCTGATCGTGGGCGTCCTCAAGGGCGCCGTGATGGTGATGGCGGATCTCGCCCGGGCCCTGCACACCCCGGTGACCATGGACTGGATGGCGGTCTCGTCGTACGGCATGGGGACCCGGTCCTCCGGCGTGGTGCGCATCCTCAAGGACCTCGACACCGACATCGCGGGCCGCGATGTGCTGATCGTCGAGGACATCATCGACTCCGGTCTCACCCTCTCCTGGCTGATCGGCAACCTCGGCTCCCGGGGGCCGGCCTCGCTGGAGGTCTGCACCCTGCTGCGCAAGCCCGACGCCGCCAAGGTCGAGATCGACGTCAAGTACGTCGGTTTCGACATCCCCAACGAGTTCGTGGTCGGCTATGGCCTGGACTACGCGGAGAAGTACCGCAATCTTCCGTTCGTCGGTACCCTCGCACCCCACGTCTACGGCGGCTGA
- a CDS encoding NUDIX hydrolase, translating to MPVPITPAHIRATIDAYAGLHPKEKPGLEFALRLLDEGADLTDRTEYRGHATATAVLIGPTGKVLFIHHRALSRWLMPGGHVEPQDGTLLTAALRELAEETGIRPESVVPLGSSPLQIEVHAIPADEAKGERGHRHIDFRYLFRTAAEVAALQAEEVTGAAWRHVRALGHRRLRRRMAEGVRRAGSG from the coding sequence ATGCCCGTGCCCATCACGCCCGCGCACATCCGCGCCACCATCGACGCCTACGCCGGTCTCCACCCGAAGGAGAAGCCCGGCCTGGAGTTCGCCCTGAGGCTTCTGGACGAGGGGGCCGACCTGACCGACCGCACCGAGTACCGAGGCCACGCCACCGCCACCGCCGTGCTGATCGGCCCCACCGGGAAGGTGCTGTTCATCCACCACCGGGCACTGTCCCGCTGGCTGATGCCCGGCGGACACGTCGAACCCCAGGACGGCACCCTGCTCACCGCCGCCCTGCGGGAACTCGCCGAGGAGACCGGCATCCGCCCCGAGAGCGTCGTACCGCTCGGCAGCAGCCCGCTTCAGATCGAGGTGCACGCCATCCCCGCCGATGAGGCCAAGGGCGAGCGCGGCCACCGGCACATCGACTTCCGCTATCTGTTCCGCACCGCCGCCGAGGTCGCCGCACTCCAGGCCGAGGAGGTCACCGGCGCCGCCTGGCGCCATGTCCGGGCCCTCGGCCACCGGCGCCTGCGCCGCCGGATGGCCGAAGGCGTGCGGCGTGCGGGCAGCGGGTGA
- the folE gene encoding GTP cyclohydrolase I FolE — MTDPVTLDGEATVGVFDQKRAEDAVRELLIAIGEDPDREGLRETPARVARAYQEIFSGLWQQPEDVLTTTFDLGHDEMVLVKDIEVYSTCEHHLVPFRGVAHVGYIPSTSGKITGLSKLARLVDVYARRPQVQERLTTQVADALMRILEPRGVIVVFECEHMCMSMRGIRKPGAKTLTSAVRGQLRDPATRAEAMSLIIGR; from the coding sequence ATGACCGACCCGGTGACGCTCGACGGTGAGGCGACCGTCGGGGTGTTCGACCAGAAGCGGGCCGAGGACGCGGTCCGTGAACTACTGATAGCGATCGGCGAGGACCCGGACCGCGAGGGCCTGCGGGAGACCCCGGCCCGGGTGGCGCGCGCCTACCAGGAGATCTTCTCCGGGCTCTGGCAGCAGCCGGAGGACGTGCTCACCACCACCTTCGACCTGGGCCATGACGAGATGGTGCTGGTCAAGGACATCGAGGTCTACTCGACCTGCGAGCACCACCTGGTGCCGTTCCGGGGCGTCGCCCACGTCGGCTACATCCCGTCCACCAGCGGCAAGATCACCGGGCTGTCCAAGCTCGCCCGCCTGGTCGACGTCTACGCCCGCCGCCCGCAGGTCCAGGAGCGGCTGACCACCCAGGTCGCCGACGCCCTGATGCGCATCCTGGAGCCGCGCGGCGTCATCGTGGTCTTCGAGTGCGAGCACATGTGCATGTCGATGCGCGGCATCCGCAAGCCCGGAGCCAAGACCCTCACCTCGGCCGTCCGGGGCCAGCTGCGCGACCCCGCCACCCGGGCCGAGGCGATGAGCCTGATCATAGGGCGGTAG
- the ftsH gene encoding ATP-dependent zinc metalloprotease FtsH: MDVKRYFRAPIMWIVLAVLAVIVLMQVVSSSNGYKTVDTGEVVAAIDAGQVKQAQITTGDENTVKIQLKDNQKIDGSNRVKASYIGNQGVAIADKLQAAQEGKKLPDGYTVSPTKQNAFLSILLSMLPIVFIVIVFLFLMNQMQGGGSRVMNFGKSKAKLITKDTPKTTFADVAGADEAVEELHEIKEFLQEPAKFQAVGAKIPKGVLLYGPPGTGKTLLARAVAGEAGVPFYSISGSDFVEMFVGVGASRVRDLFEQAKANAPAIVFVDEIDAVGRHRGAGLGGGHDEREQTLNQLLVEMDGFDVKGGVILIAATNRPDILDPALLRPGRFDRQIAVERPDLQGRLEILKVHQKGKPIAPDVDLMAVARRTPGFTGADLSNVLNEAALLTARSDKKLVDNFTLDEAIDRVVAGPQKRTRIMSDKEKKITAYHEGGHALVAAASPNSDPVHKITILSRGRALGYTMVLPDEDKYSTTRNEMLDQLAYMLGGRAAEELVFHDPTTGAANDIEKATATARAMVTQYGMTERLGAIKFGSDNAEPFLGREMGHQRDYSEEVAALVDEEVKKLIETAHNEAWEILVENRDVLDNLVLALLEKETLNKEQIAEIFKPIVKRPPRPAWTGSTRRTPSTRPPVQSPKELALTNGSQTATPTVDTTPVDTVKLPPLEEPPSGS; encoded by the coding sequence ATGGACGTCAAACGATACTTCCGTGCGCCGATCATGTGGATCGTGCTGGCCGTCCTTGCCGTCATCGTGCTGATGCAGGTCGTCTCGTCGTCGAACGGCTACAAGACGGTGGACACCGGCGAGGTGGTCGCGGCCATCGATGCCGGGCAGGTGAAGCAGGCGCAGATCACGACCGGTGACGAGAACACGGTCAAGATCCAGCTCAAGGACAACCAGAAGATCGACGGCAGCAACCGCGTCAAGGCGTCGTACATCGGCAACCAGGGCGTGGCCATCGCCGACAAGCTTCAGGCCGCCCAGGAGGGCAAGAAGCTCCCCGACGGCTACACCGTCTCCCCGACCAAGCAGAACGCGTTCCTCAGCATCCTGCTGTCGATGCTGCCCATCGTCTTCATCGTGATCGTCTTCCTGTTCCTGATGAATCAGATGCAGGGCGGCGGCTCCCGGGTGATGAACTTCGGCAAGTCCAAGGCCAAGCTGATCACCAAGGACACCCCCAAGACCACCTTCGCCGATGTGGCGGGCGCGGACGAGGCGGTCGAGGAGCTCCACGAGATCAAGGAGTTCCTCCAGGAGCCGGCCAAGTTCCAGGCCGTGGGCGCCAAGATCCCCAAGGGCGTGCTGCTGTACGGCCCGCCCGGCACCGGCAAGACCCTGCTGGCCCGCGCCGTGGCCGGCGAGGCCGGGGTGCCGTTCTACTCGATCTCCGGCTCCGACTTCGTGGAGATGTTCGTCGGTGTCGGCGCCTCGCGCGTCCGCGACCTCTTCGAGCAGGCCAAGGCGAACGCCCCGGCCATCGTCTTCGTGGACGAGATCGACGCGGTCGGCCGGCACCGTGGCGCCGGCCTCGGCGGCGGCCACGACGAGCGCGAGCAGACCCTCAACCAGCTGCTGGTCGAGATGGACGGCTTCGACGTCAAGGGCGGCGTGATCCTCATCGCGGCCACCAACCGCCCCGACATCCTGGACCCGGCGCTGCTCCGCCCGGGCCGCTTCGACCGGCAGATCGCCGTGGAGCGCCCCGACCTCCAGGGCCGCCTGGAGATCCTCAAGGTGCACCAGAAGGGGAAGCCGATCGCACCGGACGTCGACCTGATGGCCGTCGCCCGCCGCACCCCCGGCTTCACCGGCGCCGACCTCTCCAATGTGCTCAACGAGGCCGCGCTGCTGACCGCCCGCTCCGACAAGAAGCTGGTGGACAACTTCACCCTGGACGAGGCGATCGACCGCGTCGTGGCCGGACCGCAGAAGCGGACCCGGATCATGAGCGACAAGGAGAAGAAGATCACCGCGTACCACGAGGGCGGCCACGCCCTGGTGGCGGCGGCCTCGCCCAACAGCGACCCGGTGCACAAGATCACCATCCTGTCGCGCGGCCGGGCCCTGGGCTACACCATGGTCCTGCCGGACGAGGACAAGTACTCCACCACCCGCAACGAGATGCTCGACCAGCTCGCCTACATGCTGGGCGGCCGGGCGGCGGAGGAGCTGGTCTTCCACGACCCGACCACCGGCGCGGCCAACGACATCGAGAAGGCCACCGCCACCGCGCGGGCCATGGTCACCCAGTACGGCATGACCGAGCGGCTCGGGGCCATCAAGTTCGGCTCCGACAACGCGGAGCCGTTCCTCGGACGTGAGATGGGTCACCAGCGCGACTACTCGGAAGAGGTCGCCGCGCTGGTCGACGAAGAGGTCAAGAAGCTCATCGAGACCGCGCACAACGAGGCGTGGGAGATCCTGGTCGAGAACCGCGACGTGCTCGACAACCTCGTTCTGGCCCTCCTGGAGAAGGAGACGCTGAACAAGGAGCAGATCGCCGAGATCTTCAAGCCGATCGTCAAGCGCCCGCCGCGCCCGGCCTGGACCGGTTCGACCCGCCGGACCCCGTCCACCCGGCCGCCGGTGCAGTCGCCCAAGGAGCTGGCCCTCACCAACGGCAGCCAGACCGCGACCCCCACGGTGGACACCACCCCGGTCGACACGGTCAAGCTGCCGCCCCTGGAGGAGCCCCCCTCCGGGAGCTGA
- the dacB gene encoding D-alanyl-D-alanine carboxypeptidase/D-alanyl-D-alanine endopeptidase, with product MDRAGQWTDRVFGAGRSAGRTALRWAGVGVDRLVATSPARTALVAGAVGLALAAGSVALAGPWEGGQRAAERRAAAGSRPSSAPQPSPTPQRRPAAAVLKAAGATGPAGAAGSAGAVAPVPTRTGLHAALAEAMADPVLGSVTASIADAATGRLLYGSGETVPATPASTTKIGTSIAALTLLGGDHRITTRAVRGEDADEVVLVGGGDPTLTVLPRAKGSDPDTAPASLRDLADRTAAALKAAGTTSIRLGYDTSAYDGPVRHPYHDGENIAPVSALMADEGRIDPRGTSVAVRYEDPADQAAEAFAQLLRGRGLTVTAVRPRTAPAQAAELARVQSPTLARLVERLLTDSDNDLAEAVARQVAVAAATPVSFEGAAAAVRETLARAGVPLGATVLHDGSGLSRDNAIPPAVLTELLALAASADHPELRPVLSGLPIAGFTGTLQDRYASGTGADAAAGLVRAKTGTLNGVNTLAGLVVDRDGRLLAFALMARGGADALTVRAALDRIAVRVAACGCR from the coding sequence GTGGACAGGGCGGGGCAGTGGACCGATCGGGTGTTCGGGGCGGGGCGGTCGGCGGGGAGGACGGCGCTGCGCTGGGCCGGGGTCGGCGTCGACCGGCTGGTGGCCACGTCACCCGCCCGTACCGCGCTGGTGGCCGGCGCCGTGGGGCTGGCCCTGGCGGCGGGCTCCGTCGCGCTGGCCGGGCCGTGGGAGGGCGGCCAGCGGGCCGCCGAGCGACGCGCCGCCGCCGGGTCCCGGCCGAGCTCGGCGCCGCAGCCCAGCCCGACCCCGCAGCGCCGCCCGGCGGCGGCGGTCCTCAAGGCCGCCGGTGCCACCGGTCCTGCCGGTGCCGCCGGTTCCGCCGGGGCCGTGGCGCCGGTGCCCACCCGTACGGGGCTGCACGCCGCCCTCGCCGAGGCCATGGCCGACCCCGTGCTGGGCTCCGTCACCGCGTCGATCGCCGACGCGGCCACCGGCCGGCTGCTCTACGGCTCGGGTGAGACGGTGCCCGCCACCCCCGCCTCCACCACCAAGATCGGCACCTCCATAGCCGCCCTCACCCTGCTCGGCGGAGACCACCGCATCACCACCCGGGCGGTTAGGGGCGAGGACGCCGACGAGGTCGTCCTGGTCGGCGGCGGCGACCCCACCCTCACCGTGCTGCCGCGCGCCAAGGGGTCCGACCCGGACACCGCCCCCGCCTCGCTGCGCGATCTGGCCGACCGCACCGCCGCCGCCCTCAAGGCCGCCGGGACCACCTCCATACGCCTCGGCTACGACACCTCCGCCTACGACGGCCCCGTCCGCCACCCGTACCACGACGGCGAGAACATCGCCCCGGTCAGCGCCCTGATGGCCGACGAGGGCCGGATCGACCCGCGCGGCACCAGCGTCGCCGTCCGCTACGAAGACCCCGCCGACCAGGCCGCCGAGGCATTCGCCCAGCTGCTGCGCGGCCGGGGCCTCACCGTCACCGCCGTCCGCCCCCGGACCGCCCCCGCCCAGGCCGCCGAGCTGGCCCGGGTGCAGTCGCCCACCCTGGCCCGGCTGGTCGAGCGACTGCTCACCGACTCCGACAACGACCTCGCCGAGGCCGTCGCCCGCCAGGTCGCCGTCGCCGCCGCCACCCCGGTCAGCTTCGAGGGCGCCGCAGCCGCCGTACGGGAGACCCTGGCCCGCGCCGGGGTGCCGCTCGGCGCCACCGTGCTGCACGACGGCAGCGGCCTGAGCCGCGACAACGCCATCCCGCCCGCCGTCCTCACCGAACTGCTCGCCCTCGCCGCCTCCGCCGACCACCCCGAGCTGCGCCCGGTCCTCAGCGGCCTGCCCATCGCCGGATTCACCGGCACCCTCCAGGACCGCTACGCCAGCGGCACCGGGGCGGACGCCGCCGCCGGACTGGTCCGCGCCAAGACCGGCACCCTGAACGGCGTCAACACCCTCGCCGGGCTCGTCGTGGACCGCGACGGGCGGCTGCTCGCCTTCGCGCTGATGGCCCGGGGCGGCGCCGACGCCCTCACGGTGCGCGCCGCCCTCGACCGGATCGCCGTGCGCGTCGCCGCATGCGGCTGCCGGTAG
- a CDS encoding inorganic diphosphatase, protein MEFDVTIEIPKGSRNKYEVDHETGRLRLDRMLFTSTRYPADYGFVEGTLGEDGDPLDALVILEEPTFPGCLIKCRAIGMFHMTDEAGGDDKLLCVPASDPRWEHLRDIHHVSEFDRLEIQHFFEVYKDLEPGKSVEGAHWVGRSEAEAEIENSVKRLKESGHSH, encoded by the coding sequence TTGGAGTTCGACGTCACCATCGAGATCCCGAAGGGCTCGCGGAACAAGTACGAGGTGGACCATGAGACAGGCCGTCTCCGCCTCGACCGGATGCTCTTCACCTCGACCCGCTACCCGGCCGACTACGGCTTCGTCGAGGGCACCCTCGGCGAGGACGGTGACCCGCTCGACGCACTGGTCATCCTGGAGGAGCCGACCTTCCCGGGCTGCCTGATCAAGTGCCGCGCCATCGGCATGTTCCACATGACCGACGAGGCCGGCGGCGACGACAAGCTGCTCTGCGTCCCGGCGTCCGACCCGCGCTGGGAGCACCTGCGGGACATCCACCACGTGTCGGAGTTCGACCGGCTGGAGATCCAGCACTTCTTCGAGGTCTACAAGGACCTGGAGCCGGGCAAGTCCGTCGAGGGCGCCCACTGGGTCGGCCGCTCCGAGGCCGAGGCCGAGATCGAGAACTCGGTCAAGCGTCTGAAGGAGTCTGGGCACTCCCACTGA
- a CDS encoding zinc-dependent metalloprotease, with translation MTSARTDMVDWNLAVATATRLVRPGPEITREGAREVVAELRRHARDAEAHVRAFTGLSSPGAGTPVLIVDRPGWVKANVAGFRTVIQPLVSKLQARREGVPGAAVLGAVGEKVTGVEVGALLAFLSSKVLGQYETFAPAEAPDSPAALFDGPGQRPAAATAGRLLLVAPNIVHVERELDVDPHDFRLWVCLHEETHRTQFAAVPWLRDHVESEIQAFLAETDVDPATLLERFAEAARGLAGGLPIPGLGGDHGDHAQHGAPGGPTGILDVVQTPAQREILARLTAVMSLLEGHADFVMDGVGPEVVPSVAEIREKFQQRRAKGAGRLDLLLRRLLGLDAKLRQYQDGAAFVREVVERVGMEGFNRVWTSPNTLPTRDEIHDPAAWVSRVHK, from the coding sequence ATGACGAGCGCGCGTACTGACATGGTCGACTGGAACCTCGCAGTCGCGACGGCGACCCGGCTGGTGCGGCCCGGTCCGGAGATCACCCGGGAGGGGGCCCGCGAGGTCGTGGCGGAGCTGCGCCGCCATGCGCGGGACGCCGAGGCCCACGTCCGGGCGTTCACCGGGCTCTCCTCGCCCGGCGCCGGAACGCCGGTGCTGATCGTGGACCGGCCCGGCTGGGTCAAGGCCAATGTGGCCGGCTTCCGGACCGTGATCCAGCCGCTGGTGAGCAAGCTCCAGGCACGGCGCGAGGGCGTCCCCGGCGCTGCGGTGCTGGGCGCCGTCGGCGAGAAGGTCACCGGGGTGGAGGTGGGCGCCCTGCTGGCGTTCCTCTCCTCCAAGGTGCTGGGCCAGTACGAGACCTTCGCCCCCGCCGAGGCCCCCGACAGCCCGGCGGCGCTCTTCGACGGACCCGGGCAGCGGCCCGCCGCCGCCACTGCGGGCCGGCTGCTGCTGGTCGCCCCCAACATCGTGCACGTGGAGCGGGAGCTCGACGTCGACCCGCATGACTTCCGGCTCTGGGTCTGCCTGCACGAGGAGACCCACCGCACCCAGTTCGCGGCCGTGCCCTGGCTGCGCGACCACGTCGAGTCGGAGATCCAGGCGTTCCTCGCCGAGACCGATGTCGACCCCGCCACCCTGCTGGAGCGGTTCGCCGAGGCCGCCCGCGGCCTGGCCGGCGGCCTGCCCATCCCGGGCCTCGGCGGTGACCACGGCGACCATGCGCAGCACGGTGCCCCCGGCGGTCCCACCGGCATCCTGGACGTGGTCCAGACCCCGGCCCAGCGGGAGATCCTGGCCCGGCTGACCGCCGTGATGTCGCTGCTGGAGGGCCACGCGGACTTTGTGATGGACGGGGTGGGACCGGAGGTCGTCCCCTCGGTGGCCGAGATCCGGGAGAAGTTCCAGCAGCGCCGGGCCAAGGGCGCCGGCCGCCTCGACCTGCTGCTGCGCCGCCTGCTGGGCCTGGACGCCAAGCTGAGGCAGTACCAGGACGGCGCCGCCTTCGTCCGGGAGGTCGTCGAGCGGGTCGGCATGGAGGGCTTCAACCGGGTCTGGACCTCCCCCAACACCCTGCCCACCCGGGACGAGATCCACGACCCCGCCGCCTGGGTCTCCCGGGTGCACAAGTGA